CGCGGTTCGCCGCGTGCCGCCGTGCCGGATTCACCGGGTCAGTGCGCCGCGAGCCAACTTGGGCCGTGGCCGATGTCCACGATCACCGGAACGGACATCGGCAGCGCGTGCTGCATCTCCTCGCGGACCATCGTCTCCAGCGGTTCGCGGTCGGCTTCCGCGACCTCGAACACGAGTTCGTCGTGAACCTGTAAGAGCATCCGGGCGGCAATCTTTTCCGAATGCAAGCGGCGATGAATGCCGATCATCGCGAGCTTGATCATGTCGGCGGCGCTGCCTTGAACGGGGGTATTGATGGCCGTGCGCTCGGCGAATTCGCGGACTTGCCGTTCCTTGGCCTCAATGTCCGGGATGCGCCGCTGGCGGCCCAGAATCGTCTCGACGAATCCCCGTTCCCGGCACGTCACGATGGTTCGATCCATGAATTCGCGGACCCCCGGATAGAGCTGGAAATAGGCATCGCGGAACGCTTTGGCCTCGTTTCTCGGGATGCCCAGCTCCTGCGCGAGGCCGAAATCGGTTTGGCCGTAGATGATGCCGAAATTGACCGTTTTGGCCGCGCGCCGCATGTCCGAATTGACCGTAGTCAGGTCGCACTTGTAGATCAGCGCGGCGGTCTCCGCGTGAATATCGCCGCCCCGGTTGAAGGCCGCGACCAGCCGCTCATCGCCCGACAAGTGCGCCATGATCCGCAGCTCGATTTGGCTGTAATCGGCGGAAACCAGAGTCCAGCCTGCCTCGCCCGGGACGAAGGCCTCGCGGATTCGGCGGCCGACTTCGGTTCGAATCGGGATATTCTGCAGGTTGGGGTTGTTGGAGGCCAATCGTCCGGTCGCCGCCACGGTTTGACTGAACGTCGTATGGACGCGCCCGGTTCGCGGATGCACCATCTGCGGCAGCGCCTCGACGTAGGTGCTCTTGAGTTTGGCCAGCGTCCGGTATTCGAGCAGTTTGAGCGGCAGATCGTGCATCGGCGCGAGGGTCGTCAGCGTGTCCACATCGGTGGACGGGCCGGTCTTGAGCTTCTTCTGGACCGGCAGCTTGAGCTTGTCGAACAGGATTGTGGCGAGCTGTTTGGTTGAGTTCAGGTTGAACGATTCTCCCGCCGCGCGATAGCACTCGTCGGTCAGCCGGATCAGATCGCGATCCAGCTCTTTGCTCATTTCGGCCAGCAGCTCGACATTCAGCCGGATGCCGTTGAACTCCATTTCGCGCAGCACGGGCAGGAGCGGCAGTTCGACCTCGGTCAGGATCTTCTCCTGTGAGGCGAGCATGGGCTTGAGCTTGTGCGCCAGCCGCAACGCGTAATCGGCGTCCTCGCAGGCGTATTCGCAGACCCGCTCGACCGGAACCTCGCGCATGGTGATCTGGCTCTTGCCCAAGCCGATCAGCTCGTCGGTGGCGATCTTCGGCAATTGCAGGTAGTCCCGCGCCAGCGCGTCAATGCTGAGCGTGCGGCTGCCGGGGTTGATGATATAGGCCGCGAGGATGCTATCGAACACAATCCCGCAGGTCACGACCCCGTGGTTCAGCAGCACCAGCGTGTCATATTTCAGGTTCTGTCCGGTCTTGGGCACCTGCTCGTCTTCATAGAGCGCCCTCGCGAAGGACAAGAACGCCTCGCTGCCCCTCCTGCTCTCCCCCCCGTTCACGGGGGGGCTGGGGGGGGGTCCAAGATCGGCATTTGGATTATCGGCCATGCCCCCTCCGAACAGATCCAACCTCCGGCTCTCCCTCCCGCTCATGTGGCCTTCGCTCTCCCCCCCGTTCACGGGGGGGCTGGGGGGGGTTCTCAGATCGGCATTTCGATTTTCGATTTTGGATTTTGGATTTCCGGCATCCCCCAGACTCGCCACATCCACATACCACGCCTCACCT
The candidate division KSB1 bacterium DNA segment above includes these coding regions:
- the polA gene encoding DNA polymerase I, whose product is MDKRIFLIDGSAQMYRAHFAFLRNPLKTSRGEITSAIFGFLNTLVSLIEKERPTHLAIVFDTAEPTFRHKAYTEYKATRQKMPEELVDQLGRLDQVLKATGIPILARPGWEADDVIGTMARQAEAEGYDVFMVTGDKDYQQLVSEHVFLYNPSKEETLVMGPKEVEAHFGVPPERVIDVLALMGDTSDNVPGAAGIGPKTAVKLVLDHGSVEAVLDAAAEMKPGKARDALLRDREQVLMSKELVTIDTHAPVDFGHDQCDLKPILNAELERLLNELELYSLLERIRKMAGAAAPAGAQAPLSVRNYRLIQDRATLSQLVDKWRRERPLLSMDLETTSVDPMRAEIVGASFAIVEGEAWYVDVASLGDAGNPKSKIENRNADLRTPPSPPVNGGESEGHMSGRESRRLDLFGGGMADNPNADLGPPPSPPVNGGESRRGSEAFLSFARALYEDEQVPKTGQNLKYDTLVLLNHGVVTCGIVFDSILAAYIINPGSRTLSIDALARDYLQLPKIATDELIGLGKSQITMREVPVERVCEYACEDADYALRLAHKLKPMLASQEKILTEVELPLLPVLREMEFNGIRLNVELLAEMSKELDRDLIRLTDECYRAAGESFNLNSTKQLATILFDKLKLPVQKKLKTGPSTDVDTLTTLAPMHDLPLKLLEYRTLAKLKSTYVEALPQMVHPRTGRVHTTFSQTVAATGRLASNNPNLQNIPIRTEVGRRIREAFVPGEAGWTLVSADYSQIELRIMAHLSGDERLVAAFNRGGDIHAETAALIYKCDLTTVNSDMRRAAKTVNFGIIYGQTDFGLAQELGIPRNEAKAFRDAYFQLYPGVREFMDRTIVTCRERGFVETILGRQRRIPDIEAKERQVREFAERTAINTPVQGSAADMIKLAMIGIHRRLHSEKIAARMLLQVHDELVFEVAEADREPLETMVREEMQHALPMSVPVIVDIGHGPSWLAAH